The nucleotide sequence GCAGACCCGGAACGGGTGGAGCAGGTGATGGTCAATCTGCTGGGGAATGCTCTGCGCTATACCGATACAGGTTCCATCACGGTGCGTGCCTGGAATGAACCCGGCAAACTGTGGATCGCGGTGAAAGATACGGGGCAGGGAATTGCCGCGAAGGATTTGCCCCATGTATTTGAGCGATTCTGGCGGGCAGACCGATCGCGCGATCGCCTGTCAGGTGGAACCGGGATTGGGTTGGCAATTTCCCGACGACTGGTCGAACTTCAAGGTGGCACCATTCAGGTGGAAAGTGAACTGGGCAAAGGCAGCACATTTCGATTTTCACTGCCATCTGTGTGAGTGTCGCCTCACGATTTCAAAGGGTAGCCAGTCCTGGTATCACTTTTAGCCTGGTGACGTAAAATTTCTCCAGATGATCAGTTTAGGAGTGAGAATTAGAATAGACTTCAAAATCTAGATGCATATAGATACATAATCCTTCAATTACGCATAACTCTTCAGCTACAGGTTTTCAGGTTTAAGAAATTGTCACGTTTCACCCTATCTATCCATGAATTCAACTTCGGCTTCAGACGCTTCTTTGTATGAAATAGCGCTTAGTTCTGACCAGCCTTCCCTTGTTTTGCAAATCAGCCCAGCGACCTTGAAATCGGTGGTTAGCTCGTTTATTGATTTGCTGGTGGAGCAAAAAATTCCGGCAATTGTCTGGGCAAAATTACCCCGGGGCGATATCTGGCAGGACGAACTGGAGCGTTATCTGGCGTTACCAGGTGTATCCAGAGCGATTTATCAATTCAAAAATTACCGGGATGAGAGTGGGCTGGAGGAGCGTGGAGAAGATGCCGGGATGAACAGCACGGCAATCACCGCTGCCAGCCCTGCTCCCAGCGATCGCCCAGGGCCTGTGGGGCAGCCAGTTCCCGACAATGGGAGTGGGCAGGCGATCGCCTCCATTCTCCTGGCACCCGATAGCCATTTGCGGCGGGAGTATTGTCTGGTGGTCTGGTCTACAGAATTTCAGGGCATGGTGCTGGCCCACCGTCCCCGTTCTGCCCAGATTATGAAGTCAACTTCAGGCACCTCAGACAGCAGCCCTGGGCAACCTGGAACCGGATCCGGCGCAGAGGATGGGCAGGAGAAACGACAAAACCTGCTGGCCATGATTTCGCTTGATCCTGGGCTGATTTCTCGTATTTTGACTGGACTCGAATCTGCTGCTGCGTTCAGTCAGGCAAGACTGGCGGCTGAAACTGGAACAGCCCAGCCGGATGAATTGCCTGATAGTGTTCGCCAGTGGCAGGCGTTGATGGCAACCATGCCTGCCGCTGAGGCCAATCCCTGCCTGTTGGGGAAACTGCTGACCCAGCAAATTCAACAGCAGGAAGAGTTCTGGCAACGCAGCATCACTTACCGCAAACAGGCGGAAATTGCAGAGGTGTTGCAGGTTCAAAATGCTGAACTGAGCAATGCCATTCGCCTCAAAGATGATTTTCTCAACAATGTTGGGCAGGAACTACGGACACCATTGACAACCATTAAAACAGCGCTGACCCTGCTCAATTCACCCAACATCAAGCCGCCCCAGCGTCAACGGTATATGGATTTGATTGCGAAGGAGTGCGATCGCCAGAGTTCCCTGATTACCAGTCTGCTGGACTTGGTGCAGTTGGAACAGGTGGTGGATCAGTCTTCTCTGCAACCTGTGCGCCTTGCGGAAGTGGTGCCTGGAGTCGTCAGCACCTATCAGCCTGTTGCCGAAGAAAAGGGGGTAATGCTGGCATACACAGTTCCAGAGGATCTACCCCCGGTTTCCTGTATGAGCAACTGGTTGAAGCAAATTGTGATCAATCTTCTGAACAATGGCATTAAATATACACCGACGGGGGGACAGGTCTGGGTGCGAGCCAAGCGCCAGGGAGACTATGTTCAGTTAGAATTTCGGGACACTGGAATTGGGATTGCGTCCAGCGAGGTGCCCAAAATCTTTGAGCGGTTTTACCGGGTTCGGCAAGCTTCAGAAGAATCGGCCAGCGGGGCTGGGTTGGGGTTAACAATTGTGCAGCAACTCCTGATCCATTGTGGTGGTTCTATTTCAGTCCGCAGCAAGCCAGGTGAAGGATCGACCTTCAATGTGCTGTTGCCTGTTCACAGGTCAGCCTTAGATGCCTCGTCAGAGTAGAGATTCAGAGTAGATATCTGTCAAGAATTATTTTGTGGGTTGAAAACCCACAAATAATAACTCCTGTTCTCGCTCAGACTCACACCTACAAAGTTGACAATCCCCCAGTAGAGATTAGGGCAGGGGAGAGGGGATAGCAATTCAAGTGCTGGGGCACTCACTTCTTCCCCTGTCTGGGTTTCCGCCGGATTGGTTCAACCGTTGCCACAACTTCTCCTGTCTGGCTGGTGTCATAGCCACCAGTTGCCGCCAACTGTGCCAGCACACGGCGATGGCCCAATGTTCCCAGTAATTGCTGCACGGGTGCTTCTTCTAAATAGGGTTTGAGGATAACCAGGTCGTAACGAGAACGGTGCAGAGGAATGAATTCCAGTCCAAACGCAGCCGCGACGGATGCGGTACTGACCCCTGTGACGGCTTTACCTGTAGCCACCGCTTGAGCGACTTCCAGATGCCCATACACAATTTGTTCATACCCCTGTACAGATTGGGTATCAATGTGCGCCTGCTGAAGCGATCGCTCCAGTACCTGACGGCTTCCAGCGCCTTCCTCCCGATTGACAATCGTGACTCCGGGTCGGGTCAGATCTTTTATGGACTGAAGATTCAACGGATTCCCTGGTTGGATTAACAATCCCTCCTCCCAACTGCCCAGATTAATGAGAACAGCAGGGGTGTCTTTTAGTGCCGCCTGCACAAACGGAACATTATGTTCCTGGGTCACTGGATCGTACAAATGCATTCCAGCCAGATGCACTTCTCCCCGACACAGCCGATGGAGGGCACTCATACTGTTATCAAAAGTCCATTGCACACGCAACTCCGGATGCCAGAGTTGTGCTGCCCGCGCCCACAGAGAAAGGGCCGGTGTGCAACCCGCCAGAACCACTGTGTGATGCAGTTTTTCCAGATCATCCAGTAACTTGACGCGCAGGGTTGGTGAGTCTGCC is from Leptothermofonsia sichuanensis E412 and encodes:
- a CDS encoding ATP-binding protein codes for the protein MNSTSASDASLYEIALSSDQPSLVLQISPATLKSVVSSFIDLLVEQKIPAIVWAKLPRGDIWQDELERYLALPGVSRAIYQFKNYRDESGLEERGEDAGMNSTAITAASPAPSDRPGPVGQPVPDNGSGQAIASILLAPDSHLRREYCLVVWSTEFQGMVLAHRPRSAQIMKSTSGTSDSSPGQPGTGSGAEDGQEKRQNLLAMISLDPGLISRILTGLESAAAFSQARLAAETGTAQPDELPDSVRQWQALMATMPAAEANPCLLGKLLTQQIQQQEEFWQRSITYRKQAEIAEVLQVQNAELSNAIRLKDDFLNNVGQELRTPLTTIKTALTLLNSPNIKPPQRQRYMDLIAKECDRQSSLITSLLDLVQLEQVVDQSSLQPVRLAEVVPGVVSTYQPVAEEKGVMLAYTVPEDLPPVSCMSNWLKQIVINLLNNGIKYTPTGGQVWVRAKRQGDYVQLEFRDTGIGIASSEVPKIFERFYRVRQASEESASGAGLGLTIVQQLLIHCGGSISVRSKPGEGSTFNVLLPVHRSALDASSE
- a CDS encoding substrate-binding domain-containing protein, coding for MKDHELCNNLKQIRLRLGMSQQDLAAISGVSRQTIGGVESGQYAPSTTVALRLATALGCRVEDLFWFERETTEIEAIPAQDVPIGESLRLSLARVGGRWIAHPLIGNHAFRLEMIPADGEGTYQADSPTLRVKLLDDLEKLHHTVVLAGCTPALSLWARAAQLWHPELRVQWTFDNSMSALHRLCRGEVHLAGMHLYDPVTQEHNVPFVQAALKDTPAVLINLGSWEEGLLIQPGNPLNLQSIKDLTRPGVTIVNREEGAGSRQVLERSLQQAHIDTQSVQGYEQIVYGHLEVAQAVATGKAVTGVSTASVAAAFGLEFIPLHRSRYDLVILKPYLEEAPVQQLLGTLGHRRVLAQLAATGGYDTSQTGEVVATVEPIRRKPRQGKK